The following proteins are encoded in a genomic region of Pungitius pungitius chromosome 17, fPunPun2.1, whole genome shotgun sequence:
- the gmnn gene encoding geminin, producing MSSSGKLKPSHQRSNENVKTFLTSRNAMGCQRQTLQVLQQSAGNKALGRSAPAGKIVSKRKQCNAEYTRGPKRVKVEVKATQTEETPCLSSDMSNEAYQLMVVETPPSAYWKAIADERQKALYNVLQENEKLHKDIEAKDDQITQLKCENSELQELAQHVQYMADMIERLTGESPENLEELKEIALDVQDGEEAHDNKNEAGQSEEEDSDYSEFDLEDEEEASDHERAGPSEQD from the exons ATGAGTTCCAGTGGAAAGCTAAAACCCAGCCACCAAAGGTCTAATGAGAATGTAAAG ACATTTCTCACATCTCGAAATGCAATGGGATGCCAGAGGCAAACCCTGCAGGTCCTCCAACAATCAGCAGGCAACAAAGCGCTGGGAAGGTCAGCTCCG GCAGGAAAGATTGTTTCCAAAAGGAAACAATGTAATGCAGAATACACTAGAGGTCCAAAGAGGGTGAAGGTAGAAGTTAAGGCTACACAAACTGAAGAAACTCCATGTCTGTCAAGTGACATGTCCAATGAGGCGTATCAACTTATGGTCGTAG AAACTCCTCCTTCCGCCTACTGGAAAGCGATTGCAGACGAGCGTCAGAAAGCCTTGTACAATGTTTTACAGGAGAACGAGAAG TTGCACAAAGACATTGAAGCTAAAGATGACCAGATAACGCAGCTAAAATGTGAGAATTCAGAGCTACAGGAGCTGGCGCAGCATGTACAATACATGGCTGATATGATTGAG AGGCTGACTGGGGAGAGCCCAGAGAATCTGGAGGAATTAAAGGAGATTGCTCTTGACGTGCAGGATGGGGAGGAAGCGCATGACAACAAAAATGAGGCAGGACAGAGCGAGGAAGAAGACTCTGATTACAGCGAGTTTGATTTGGAGGACGAAGAAGAGGCCTCAGACCACGAACGAGCTGGACCCTCGGAGCAGGATTAA